A window of the Phaeodactylum tricornutum CCAP 1055/1 PHATR_bd_8x17 genomic scaffold, whole genome shotgun sequence genome harbors these coding sequences:
- a CDS encoding predicted protein, translated as MARVRKATGPTRKGATETVPEERVEEETPFEAVESPSKDSDNETQPSSMGDDNDSQSEIESYKIDTDIDFKYNPNFFEDKKALESVLRNTMGFGDIHVKSLQNEGLKTANDFLLISMSDINDLCDKLLFATVYRARLRAFATWLRSQPDNINITQEWTIPVMQLEMQMKAQASPFGTSETNKTDKSVSSLVPDPFDGTQKKWLAFRYSFEAWAGASGQSFDACISHDSERYSRSEPTATYNDINDEPDSFKYDWNVKSVRNSNIFFMLKSLTSGGDAWGLIEPYEVSKNGRHAWIALCAFYEGASQVGLTTEEARTTILTSKYTGQSRNFTFTKYVQKHLTGNNILARNKEAYTDSQKTNFFLRGIVDPELMAFKAAAEANLNEWKFERVVTYMRTQAAKLTSKDGKDSRNIRQATGLSKNRNNKNNRRKRSEYQSQGKGNKESGKGNNAPSTQLRKDIWDELSPEIKDAIKAAKRRASTDPRTAKRAKTSSTDNSNASVESYSPDLRSMSTEIFKADDDKDLASGQPEAKDTPLHLELEDTLKKPTYGAGTLFGRSADRVSFNRMVCSSEENKVTPWRMSELRLADATIRRICKNRTRNPTGRSTWGEAAIDTGADTICIGSGYTVLAHTGRYVSLRGFHDSGDTLDRIPVVTAATAYDYDDGTTVILVFHEALNLGPTQSTSLINLNQIRHAGHQTDDIPKFLSQGKSLHGIETIDGDYIPFELKGRTSLLYSRVPTRHELENCLHIDLTSDQPWDPNSKDWEDNEQRYTRHDRQRNARYTATDNADEENFYHGYFSLPDSKEFPVLPANNNVMNPHDVVREIKYATARVSKSSPRDLDVDRDKLRRILGHVPMEVVDRTLEATTQLAERSGKMPLHRRFKTKFEQLRYRRLKCTLYSDTFKSTVKSSRGHTHTQGFVCGDSYFVYHFLMKAESEADQGLASIIQDIGIPAQIHTDNAKVETLSKWKKITSGHWIKVTVTEPYSPWQNRCEHEFGAVRIQTRLVMETTQCPEQLWDYAITYVVIVRNNTARKALNWQTPLTVMTGDTSDISELLDFEFYEPVQYFDNPEIKFPQAKAKVGRWLGIATNVGQAMCYYVLTDKGTVIARSTVTPLHKVDSTALQTSLTAFDAMIRDIYQPTDFAHSTKKQAASLRRDEAMKVARKTGEPEDPGVRNRHVLYDLNEGADHDQVEPGLSVDDYYGNDDEKESGSSDLLVGSEVLLTKGGIQHLGKVTKRDKNGQPKGSNETTNYVVEFNDGTEEIHGYNALLDAVYKQVDDDGNEWYTFEDIVDHQRRPRGGRGRTKGWFLRVKWANGEYTWEPLTSLKESNPYPVAKYAADNELMSEKAFSYWAPSVLTKADRWIRAARTRKKKNRYKYGIEVPRNVAHAYELDKQNGNHLWAEAIQKEMGTLQKMETFTILSKGERAPKDYKRIPMWIIFDVKMDFRRKARLVAGGHVTDPPTDDTYSSVASRESVRLGFLLASLNNLDLVSVDIGNAYVNADCREKVYAIAGPEFEEFEGRTVIIAKALYGLKSSGAAWHSHLAQSLRTMGFVSSKADPDMWYRAAKRKDESEYYEYIISYVDDLTVVSENTRAILEMLKNIPYTLKGGSAPETFLGATIGTYTFKDGTSAWYMSAQQYLTNAIKNIEETLGLKLSTSNRIVTPLIPGYHPEVDTSAFLDDDRANFYMSLIGILLWTSELGRIDITQEVGLMSRFNAKPREGHYNAVLRMFSYLKRHLNSKLVCDPKMREFSQVKFSDPMWKEQYPNAVEELPPAMPKPMGRSVQITVFVDAAHADCHVTRRSTTGILIFINGTPIRWYSKRQNTVEGSTYGSEFVAMRIASEMIIALRYNLRVLGVPLCGPANVFCDNMSVVTSSTIPSSVLKKKHNAISYHKVRECIASGTMRLAHEPTGSNLSDMLTKCLSGPQHKFLISHILF; from the coding sequence ATGGCCCGAGTTCGCAAGGCAACCGGTCCTACCCGGAAGGGAGCGACCGAAACGGTGCCGGAGGAGcgagtggaagaagaaacgcccTTTGAGGCCGTTGAGTCGCCGTCCAAggacagtgacaatgagacGCAACCATCGTCCATGGGCGATGACAATGACTCACAGTCTGAGATCGAGTCGTACAAGATTGATACCGACATTGATTTCAAGTACAACCCAAACTTTTTTgaggacaagaaagcccTTGAAAGTGTTCTAAGGAATACTATGGGATTTGGAGATATCCATGTGAAGTCACTCCAAAACGAAGGTTTGAAGACCGCAAATGATTTCTTGCTTATTTCTATGagtgacatcaatgatctttgcgacaagcttttgtttgcaacagtttACAGGGCTCGCCTACGGGCATTTGCTACATGGTTACGTAGTCAACCCGACAACATAAATATTACCCAAGaatggacaattccagtTATGCAATTGGAAATGCAGATGAAGGCGCAAGCGTCTCCATTTGGAACCTCcgagaccaacaaaacagacaAGTCAGTCTCCAGTCTGGTGCCTGATCCCTTTGATGGTACACAGAAGAAGTGGCTCGCCTTTCGATACAGTTTTGAGGCATGGGCCGGAGCAAGTGGGCAATCTTTTGATGCCTGCATCTCACATGACTCGGAGCGATATTCCCGTTCAGAACCAACAGCGACCTACAATGACATCAATGACGAACCTGATTCATTTAAATATGACTGGAACGTTAAGTCAGTTCGCAATTCAAACATCTTTTTTATGCTCAAGTCGCTCACAAGCGGCGGAGATGCATGGGGCCTTATCGAACCTTACGAGGTTTCAAAAAATGGCCGTCATGCCTGGATCGCCTTGTGTGCGTTCTATGAAGGGGCCAGTCAGGTGGGCTTAACCACAGAAGAAGCTCGCACTACAATTCTGACATCGAAGTATACCGGACAATCCCGGAACTTCACGTTTACCAAGTATGTTCAAAAGCATCTTACTGGTAACAACATATTGGCTCGCAACAAAGAGGCCTACACGGACTCACAgaaaacaaactttttccTACGGGGAATTGTTGATCCTGAACTTATGGCATTCAAGGCAGCTGCTGAAGCTAACCTAAATGAATGGAAGTTCGAACGCGTTGTCACGTACATGCGTACTCAAGCCGCCAAGCTCACGAGCAAGGACGGTAAGGATTCCCGAAACATTCGTCAGGCTACGGGCTTGTCGAAAAACaggaacaacaaaaacaaccgGCGCAAGCGCTCggaataccaaagccaaggcaaaGGTAATAAAGAGTCgggcaaaggaaacaatgctCCTAGTACTCAACTCCGCAAGGACATCTGGGATGAATTGTCTCCCGAGATAAAggatgccatcaaagcgGCAAAGCGTAGAGCGTCTACGGACCCGCGCACGGCTAAAAGAGCCAAGACTAGTAGTACGGATAACTCTAACGCAAGCGTTGAGTCCTACTCGCCTGATTTAAGGTCAATGTCTACTGAAATATTTAAAGCAGATGATGACAAGGACTTGGCTTCAGGTCAGCCTGAGGCGAAAGATACACCACTTCATTTGGAACTTGAAGATACGCTTAAGAAACCTACATATGGAGCAGGTACCCTATTTGGGCGATCTGCTGACAGGGTCTCCTTTAATCGTATGGTATGCAGTtcagaagaaaacaaagtcaCTCCTTGGCGCATGTCAGAACTACGGCTTGCGGATGCAACAATAAGACGCATTTGTAAGAATCGCACACGAAATCCTACCGGCCGTTCAACATGGGGCGAAGCTGCCATTGATACTGGTGCCGACACAATTTGCATTGGTTCAGGCTATACTGTACTTGCCCATACAGGTCGATATGTGAGTCTGCGAGGTTTTCATGACAGTGGTGATACTCTTGATCGAATTCCAGTTGTGACGGCTGCTACAGCATATGACTACGATGACGGAACCACCGTTATTCTGGTTTTCCATGAAGCTTTGAATCTTGGGCCTACACAGTCCACATCTCTCATCAACTTGAATCAGATTCGGCACGCCGGACATCAGACTGATGACATTCCGAAGTTTTTATCCCAAGGGAAATCTCTTCACGGAATTGAAACAATTGATGGCGACTACATTCCTTTTGAATTGAAGGGACGCACATCATTGTTGTACTCACGAGTACCTACTCGCCATGAGCTTGAGAACTGCCTGCACATTGATCTCACATCTGATCAACCCTGGGATCCAAACAGCAAAGACTGGGAGGATAATGAGCAGCGCTACACGCGTCATGaccgacaacggaatgcACGCTATACCGCAACTGATAATGCGGATGAGGAGAACTTTTACCATGGGTATTTCTCTCTCCCTGACTCTAAGGAGTTCCCGGTTCTACCGGCAAACAATAATGTTATGAACCCACATGATGTCGTACGCGAGATCAAATATGCTACTGCacgggtttcaaaatctagcCCACGGGATCTAGATGTCGATCGAGACAAACTTCGCCGCATCCTGGGACATGTTCCTATGGAAGTAGTTGACCGAACACTGGAAGCTACAACACAACTTGCGGAACGCTCTGGCAAAATGCCACTGCATCGACGTTTTAAAACGAAGTTTGAACAATTGCGATACCGCCGGTTGAAGTGTACGTTATATAGCGACACTTTCAAATCTACTGTTAAATCCTCCCGAGGACACACGCATACCCAAGGGTTTGTATGTGGTGATTCTTACTTTGTATACCACTTTCTTATGaaagcggaatccgaagCAGACCAAGGTCTTGCGTCAATTATACAAGATATAGGAATTCCGGCACAAATTCACACCGACaacgcaaaagtggaaaccttaagcaaatggaagaaaatcacTTCCGGTCACTGGAtaaaagtcacagtcacggaaCCATACTCACCGTGGCAAAACcgttgcgaacacgaattcgGTGCGGTTCGGATCCAGACACGACTTGTTATggaaacgacacaatgtCCAGAACAGCTTTGGGACTACGCCATTACCTACGTGGTAATTGTGCGTAATAATACCGCTCGCAAAGCCTTAAATTGGCAAACGCCATTAACGGTTATGACAGGTGACACGAGCGATATTTCAGAATTGTTGGATTTCGAGTTCTACGAACCGgtacaatattttgacaatcctgaAATTAAATTTCCACAAGCTAAGGCTAAAGTTGGTCGGTGGCTTGGTATTGCAacaaatgttggacaagctATGTGCTACTATGTCCTAACAGACAAAGGAACCGTGATAGCGCGATCCACAGTCACACCACTTCACAAAGTTGATTCGACTGCTTTGCAAACCTCTCTTACAGCTTTTGATGCTATGATAAGGGATATTTATCAGCCTACTGATTTTGCTCACAGCACTAAAAAGCAAGCTGCCTCGTTACGACGAgatgaagcaatgaaggtTGCCAGAAAAACTGGTGAACCTGAAGATCCAGGAGTCCGTAATAGACATGTTCTGTATGACTTAAATGAGGGAGCCGACCATGACCAAGTGGAACCAGGACTATCAGTTGATGATTACTAcggtaacgacgacgaaaaagagtctGGTTCGTCGGATCTCCTTGTCGGCAGCGAAGTACTCCTTACTAAGGGAGGTATACAACATCTAGGCAAAGTCACCAAGCGTGATAAAAATGGCCAGCCCAAGGgctcaaacgaaacaaccaattATGTTGTTGAGTTCAATGATGGTactgaagagattcatggatacAATGCTCTGCTTGACGCTGTGTATAAGCaagtcgatgatgatggtaATGAATGGTATACTtttgaagatattgttgaCCATCAAAGGCGCCCACGTGGCGGCcgaggacgaacgaaaggTTGGTTCCTCCGTGTTAAATGGGCCAATGGTGAATACACCTGGGAGCCTCTTACCTctttaaaggaaagcaatccttacccagttgcaaaatatgcagccgacaatgaattaatgtcggaaaaagctttctcttaCTGGGCACCATCGGTACTGACAAAGGCTGATAGGTGGATTCGCGCTGCACgcacgcgaaaaaagaagaaccgaTACAAGTACGGTATAGAAGTTCCAAGGAACGTTGCCCACGCTTACGAGCTGgacaaacagaatggcaatcatctctgggctgaagccatccaaaaggaaatgggcaCGCTGCAGAAGATGGAGACCTTCACTATCCTCTCGAAGGGAGAAAGAGCTCCCAAGGATTATAAACGCATCCCGATGTGGattatttttgatgtcaaaatggacttccgaCGCAAGGcacgccttgttgctggaggccATGTGACAGACCCTCCCACTGATGATACTTATTCCAGTGTTGCGTCAAGGGAGAGTGTTCGACTAGGTTTCTTACTTGCCAGTCTGAACAATCTTGATCTCGTCTCAGTTGACATTGGTAATGCttacgtcaatgccgattgtcgtgaaaaggtctatgcaattgctggccctgagtttgaagagttcgagGGACGGACAGTCATCATTGCTAAGGCTCTGTATGGACTAAAGTCCAGTGGCGCAGCGTGGCATTCCCACCTCGCGCAAAGTCTAAGGACTAtgggttttgtgtcttctaAGGCCGATCCAGATATGTGGTACCGAGCTGCTAAGCGCAAGGACGAAAGCGAGTACTACGAGTACATTATAAGCTACGTCGACGACCTAACGGTTGTCTCGGAAAATACCAGGGCGATTTTAGAAATGCTCAAAAACATTCCCTACACACTCAAGGGTGGTAGCGCTCCAGAAACATTTCTTGGAGCCACTATTGGAACGTACACATTCAAGGATGGTACGTCGGCGTGGTACATGTCTGCTCAGCAGTACTTAACCAACGCGATAAAAAACATAGAGGAAACTCTTGGGctgaaactttcaacaagtaACCGAATTGTCACGCCCTTGATACCCGGATACCATCCGGAGGTGGATACGTCCGCTTTCCTCGACGATGACCGAGCGAACTTTTATATGAGTCTTATCGGCATTCTTCTCTGGACATCTGAACTTGGACGAATTGACATTACCCAAGAAGTGGGTCTTATGTCACGCTTCAATGCGAAACCAAGAGAAGGCCACTACAATGCGGTGCTTCGTATGTTCAGCTACTTAAAGCGACACTTGAATTCCAAGCTTGTCTGTGACCCTAAAATGAGAGAATTTTCTCAGGTCAAGTTCTCTGATCCTATGTGGAAGGAGCAATACCCAAATGCTGTAGAGGAACTCcctccagcaatgccaaaacCTATGGGTAGGTCAGTACAAATCACGGTGTTTGTGGATGCTGCTCATGCAGATTGTCACGTCACGCGGAGATCGACCACCGGCATACTTATTTTTATAAATGGAACACCAATACGTTGGTACtccaagagacaaaacactgtCGAAGGATCGACATATGGATCGGAGTTTGTTGCCATGCGCatagcttccgaaatgatcataGCCTTGCGGTACAACCTACGGGTATTGGGTGTTCCACTTTGTGGACCCGCAAATGTTTTCTGCGACAATATGAGTGTCGTCACAAGTTCGACGATACCTTCGTCGGTACttaagaaaaagcacaatgcTATTTCATACCATAAGGTTCGCGAGTGCATTGCTAGTGGGACAATGCGTCTTGCACATGAACCAACGGGCTCCAATCTCAGTGATATGCTCACTAAGTGTCTGTCTGGCCCTCAGCACAAATTCCTCATCAGTCACATTCTGTTTTGA
- a CDS encoding predicted protein — MNAKKNRVEYVKASMQRMTVNKECPCLHHCASVQSNHATLQPSMFRSSSYHKGLCAICIQRALTEARERRQAALKANGRARVACAAVFEKSNTRKDLSQLQFESDQLRQKLDSRQKEGSRLALRVARMAMENEELQKSLVAQSATYTHRLRLERLQIALLHGGALTSAIRTATLKAQSLRWHWALQVFASHCLVVTPVEDDRRVLAEARRAHARGIGKIGGLPLPHAGPELYNVLPPQELVSALRLVASATKSVAQFLGIALPHPILLRQHIEGVTDIIELVMTEPETEPDRQLLSESMSESTNSLASIGKAAKHTLSRVVHRPNLIKATGSTKHTDVATAHSSPSGPLSMHPDLVNARLQHASSVVLVESATKGQDGTRYSLSSHTIHQEEFAISLQLLQNNIVALCIRAGVPVGRLWPAEAILLNLHALQIFCQEQIEVAILEDEGSVPA; from the coding sequence ATGAATGCTAAAAAAAACAGGGTTGAATATGTAAAGGCTTCAATGCAAagaatgactgtgaataaagaATGCCCTTGCCTTCATCATTGTGCTTCCGTCCAATCAAATCATGCTACTTTGCAGCCCAGTATGTTCCGAAGCTCATCGTACCACAAAGGCCTATGTGCCATCTGTATTCAAAGAGCACTGACGGAGGCTCGCGAACGTCGACAAGCTGCTTTAAAGGCAAATGGTCGGGCTCGCGTAGCTTGTGCCGCAGTTTTCGAGAAGTCCAACACTCGGAAAGATCTTTCGCAACTACAGTTTGAATCCGATCAACTGCGTCAAAAACTCGACTCGCGTCAAAAAGAAGGCTCCCGACTTGCACTTCGTGTTGCCCGCATGGCTATGGAAAATGAAGAGCTGCAAAAGAGCTTGGTGGCACAATCGGCTACGTATACGCACCGATTGCGTTTGGAACGTTTGCAGATAGCGTTGTTGCACGGTGGTGCTTTGACGAGTGCTATTCGCACCGCTACCCTAAAAGCTCAAAGCCTACGCTGGCACTGGGCTCTACAAGTCTTTGCATCCCATTGTCTAGTGGTAACTCCGGTTGAAGACGACCGCCGTGTGTTGGCAGAAGCACGCCGCGCACACGCGCGAGGCATTGGAAAAATAGGAGGACTGCCTTTGCCTCACGCCGGCCCCGAGCTCTACAATGTCTTACCACCCCAGGAACTTGTGAGTGCTTTGCGACTTGTTGCGTCTGCAACAAAATCCGTAGCCCAATTTCTGGGAATCGCATTGCCGCATCCGATTCTGTTGCGCCAACACATTGAAGGTGTCACTGACATCATCGAGCTGGTGATGACGGAACCGGAAACTGAGCCGGATAGACAGCTGCTTTCGGAATCAATGTCTGAATCCACAAACTCCCTCGCATCCATTGGGAAAGCGGCCAAGCACACTCTATCTCGCGTTGTCCACCGACCGAACTTGATCAAGGCTACCGGTTCGACGAAACATACAGATGTTGCAACCGCTCATTCCTCCCCTAGTGGTCCACTTTCAATGCATCCTGATTTGGTCAACGCTCGATTGCAGCACGCTTCGTCCGTTGTTTTGGTGGAAAGTGCAACAAAAGGTCAGGACGGCACTCGGTATTCGTTGTCCTCCCATACCATACATCAAGAAGAGTTTGCCATTTCCTTGCAATTATTGCAAAACAATATTGTTGCGTTGTGCATTCGGGCCGGAGTTCCAGTGGGGCGCTTGTGGCCGGCCGAGGCCATTTTGCTTAATTTACACGCACTACAGATCTTTTGCCAAGAGCAAATAGAAGTGGCAATTCTAGAGGACGAAGGAAGTGTGCCCGCGTAA
- a CDS encoding homeobox protein (Similar to homeobox containing transcription factors), which translates to MEETFSRPHEEGSGGLPPTLLPTKVYGSQPQYNRPFPYPEAPVRWQVGSILEWFESLAQAAEQGEFQNNFHLGNQQHRQPIGGSELPLADPVPLPPWYTQPVSNDEAVIDETSCNAVTPKNWDLSFVEHQDPWGWSDRQRMAKVACQVEASSSINCEKYHGIRTRFEFLFGRCVFQHSTPVEHGQRRIILRVLYEETIAKLRELLGNHQPPLHQIPDKILSESSPIATKQDLSKYMTAWLRENWTNPYPDDQGLATMAQACHTTPTVVNNWLINARTRKWRRAITKATNMHRPAKLLLEDSLRIFDGEEVRELGNLTMEISSSCSEANDMEGPMHKRHKSGM; encoded by the coding sequence ATGGAAGAAACGTTCTCCCGACCGCACGAGGAAGGTTCTGGAGGCTTGCCACCAACTTTGCTTCCCACCAAAGTGTATGGATCACAGCCTCAATACAATCGTCCTTTTCCATATCCGGAGGCTCCGGTTCGCTGGCAGGTGGGTTCGATCTTGGAGTGGTTCGAGTCGCTTGCTCAAGCCGCCGAGCAAGGCGAGttccaaaacaactttcACCTCGGGAATCAGCAGCACCGGCAACCCATTGGAGGTTCCGAGTTACCATTGGCAGATCCAGTACCGCTGCCACCGTGGTATACTCAGCCAGTCTCTAATGACGAGGCTGTTATCGATGAGACAAGCTGCAATGCTGTAACTCCGAAAAACTGGGATTTGTCCTTTGTGGAACATCAAGATCCGTGGGGCTGGTCTGATCGTCAACGCATGGCAAAGGTTGCTTGCCAAGTGGAAGCTAGTTCAAGTATTAACTGTGAAAAGTATCATGGTATCAGAACTCGtttcgaatttttgtttggGCGCTGCGTTTTCCAACACTCCACTCCGGTAGAGCATGGACAACGCCGGATAATTCTTCGAGTTCTTTACGAAGAAACCATTGCCAAGCTTCGGGAGCTCCTCGGTAATCACCAGCCCCCACTGCACCAGATTCCGGATAAAATACTGTCCGAGTCGTCCCCTATCGCTACAAAACAGGACTTGTCCAAGTACATGACCGCATGGTTACGGGAGAACTGGACAAACCCATACCCGGATGACCAAGGCTTGGCTACCATGGCTCAAGCATGCCACACGACCCCCACGGTCGTCAACAACTGGCTAATCAATGCTCGCACGCGGAAATGGCGACGAGCCATAACTAAAGCGACAAACATGCATCGTCCGGCAAAACTTTTGTTGGAAGATTCCTTGCGCATTTTCGACGGCGAAGAAGTCCGAGAATTGGGAAATTTGACAATGGAGATATCGTCATCGTGCTCGGAAGCCAACGACATGGAGGGCCCAATGCACAAGCGGCACAAAAGTGGTATGTAA
- a CDS encoding predicted protein — protein MSNATRSHRIANSFAGGCWQTGRVCCCRYGLYPLLVASFLTTGALLSLYNAAGCDFVDIQVGFTPSNSAWNQSQASLGIWYYQTDAPSNYSTYREKLQEGCQRYTQAFEESFVDGDRTWIVARVMATISACCSIVATLTSWLFCFSTSPLSFWSCVLLPTSMVAFIAEVSKFILFDISLCRSSLWFPSGVDSLPQAAESCSLGKTANSAVASGSILLVGFAMVCLKIPRKRVLDPQYAGQHVTDAGLDWDRNGSPQKSINTDADKKYKDFSNELLDTSQNLSETSFDAEESIPSSGGCSNQDSSIHKCGQSQNDCPSDEKSATDDFVIFGTQRVSESRVAKLSKMTATANMQSEDLINKFVQEFDEAFQESDES, from the coding sequence ATGAGTAACGCTACCAGGAGTCATCGAATCGCGAATTCGTTTGCCGGAGGATGCTGGCAAACAGGCCGTGTATGCTGTTGCCGGTACGGCCTCTATCCTCTCTTGGTAGCGTCCTTTTTGACAACAGGTGCTTTGTTATCTCTGTACAATGCAGCCGGCTGTGATTTTGTTGATATTCAGGTCGGTTTCACACCATCCAATAGCGCATGGAACCAAAGTCAAGCAAGTCTTGGAATATGGTACTACCAAACAGACGCTCCGAGCAATTACAGCACTTATCGCGAAAAACTGCAGGAAGGATGTCAACGGTATACGCAAGCTTTTGAAGAGTCCTTTGTCGACGGCGATCGCACGTGGATAGTTGCCAGAGTCATGGCCACGATTTCGGCTTGTTGCAGCATCGTGGCTACCCTGACAAGTTGGCTTTTCTGCTTTTCCACATCACCACTGTCATTCTGGTCGTGCGTGCTCTTGCCAACATCAATGGTAGCTTTCATTGCGGAAGTCTCCAAGTTTATTCTCTTCGATATTTCATTGTGTCGCAGCTCCCTCTGGTTTCCAAGTGGTGTCGATTCGTTACCTCAAGCAGCCGAGTCGTGTTCTTTAGGTAAAACTGCGAATTCTGCGGTTGCGTCTGGGTCTATACTTTTGGTTGGCTTTGCAATGGTATGTCTTAAAATTCCGCGCAAGCGAGTCTTGGATCCCCAATACGCTGGGCAACATGTCACGGATGCGGGACTTGACTGGGACCGCAATGGATCGCCGCAAAAGTCTATCAATACCGATGCGGACAAGAAGTATAAGGACTTTTCCAATGAGCTACTGGACACGAGTCAAAACCTGTCGGAAACATCATTCGATGCGGAAGAGTCCATTCCAAGCTCAGGTGGATGTAGCAATCAAGATTCCTCGATACACAAATGTGGCCAAAGTCAAAACGATTGCCCCAGTGATGAAAAATCTGCGACAGACGACTTTGTCATTTTCGGTACGCAACGCGTCTCGGAAAGTCGAGTAGcgaaattgtcgaagatGACAGCAACAGCTAATATGCAATCCGAAGACTTGATAAATAAATTTGTGCAGGAGTTCGATGAAGCTTTCCAGGAATCAGACGAGTCTTAA
- a CDS encoding predicted protein has product MNLTSLAFLTILLPSASARVESHRKLNKVKQGEAIPGQYVIELDSGVGDSRGFTARVLQRSLRSNVIENYDFALKGFAVKDLPDEVLDFLLNLDDVLSVSEDGFVEMDQVQAGPTWGLDVIDGSDDDKYTYSFTGKGVDAYILDTGIAAHSDFEGRVASCISFANEACGSDGSGHGTHVAGTVGSKTYGVAKEVTLHDVKVLNAMGRGTYSGVIAAIDHISKIKRENTSKKMVINMSLSGGTNSALDNAINSAANLGIVVVVAAGNANADACNFSPSSAAGALAVGAMNGSNGRTVFSNWGSCVDIFAPGVGIVSLSTTGGTSTKAGTSMASPHVAGVAALYLEAGRSASNIQTDAVTGKLSNLSGSPNKLATTSQLSNSIPSTRRPTQAPTPAPTMRPTRKPTGHPTPLPTLLPSNAPAEDIVPKVPTIGAKPLIDPDSSLPTKTPASFPISTPLPPPTRAPTKAPTQVPLVLPTPSPVSSQCQASGQVCTAFQRCCSGMRCLRSWSPQLGRHRACRARW; this is encoded by the exons ATGAATCTCACGTCTCTTGCCTTCTTGACGATTTTGCTCCCGTCGGCTTCGGCCAGAGTTGAGTCTCATCGCAAGCTGAACAAGGTCAAACAAGGTGAAGCAATTCCTGGTCAGTATGTGATCGAACTCGACTCCGGCGTTGGAGATTCGAGAGGATTTACGGCAAGAGTATTGCAGCGCTCCTTACGATCCAATGTTATTGAGAACTACGATTTTGCCCTAAAAGGCTTTGCCGTGAAGGATCTTCCAGACGAGGTCCTGGACTTTCTACTCAACCTTGATGATGTTCTGTCCGTATCTGAAGATGGCTTTGTCGAAATGGACCAGGTGCAAGCCGGTCCAACTTGGGGTCTAGATGTCATAGATGGCTCTGACGATGACAAATATACCTACAGTTTTACTGGAAAAGGCGTCGACGCTTACATCCTTGATACTGGGATCGCCGCTCACAGCGATTTTGAGGGCCGTGTCGCTTCCTGTATTTCCTTCGCCAATGAGG cttgCGGATCGGATGGCAGTGGCCATGGCACTCATGTGGCTGGTACTGTCGGTTCTAAAACCTACGGAGTTGCGAAAGAAGTCACACTTCACGACGTCAAAGTACTCAACGCGATGGGTAGAGGAACGTACAGTGGGGTGATTGCTGCCATCGATCATATATCCAAGATTAAAAGAGAGAACACTAGCAAGAAGATGGTCATCAATATGAGCCTTTCAGGTGGAACAAATTCTGCTCTGGACAACGCCATCAATTCTGCTGCCAATCtgggaatcgtcgtcgtggtagCAGCTGGAAACGCGAATGCAGATGCTTGCAACTTTTCACCATCTTCCGCTGCAGGTGCGCTTGCGGTCGGCGCAATGAACGGCTCAAATGGTCGTACCGTCTTCTCAAACTGGGGCAGTTGCGTTGATATATTTGCCCCTGGTGTTGGTATCGTGTCACTGTCGACTACAGGAGGAACTTCCACAAAGGCTGGGACTTCAATGGCATCCCCACACGTTGCCGGTGTGGCTGCATTGTATCTCGAAGCTGGAAGGTCAGCATCAAATATCCAGACTGACGCTGTTACTGGTAAACTCTCCAACTTATCAGGCTCTCCCAATAAGTTGGCAACCACCTCTCAACTTTCGAACTCAATTCCTTCGACGAGGAGGCCGACCCAGGCCCCAACTCCTGCCCCAACGATGAGACCCACTCGTAAACCTACCGGTCACCCGACACCCTTACCAACACTGTTGCCTTCAAACGCCCCCGCGGAAGACATCGTTCCCAAAGTTCCCACTATCGGCGCCAAACCTCTAATTGACCCAGATTCGTCGCTTCCCACAAAGACTccagcttcttttccgatcAGCACTCCCTTGCCACCACCAACTCGCGCTCCGACCAAGGCACCCACTCAGGTTCCGCTTGTTCTACCAACACCGTCTCCAGTGTCTTCACAGTGCCAAGCTAGTGGCCAGGTGTGCACCGCTTTCCAGCGATGCTGTAGCGGAATGAGATGTCTTCGATCCTGGTCACCACAGCTTGGACGACACCGAGCGTGTCGTGCTCGCTGGTGA